The nucleotide window CCGGACAAAACTCGCACAGGCATTCCGTGCCGGGAAGCCGGTCGCGGTCGCAGGAGGCGGCGCGACTGACGCCATGCGCGGCCTCCTCAACAGCGTCCGGGAAGACTACTCGTTTGGCATCGAGATGGTGCGTGCGCGCCCCGTGAAAGTCGTCGTCGCGGACCCACGTGGCGACACCGTGGAGACGTACACGTTCGTCGCCGAGGGCGGGTGGGACGACCCAGTACTCGACCCATTCGGATGGGTACTCGTCGGCCGCCTTCCCGAGTGCGACACGTCCGTTCCGGAGTCATCCGTGGATGATATGTTCGAGTACGCCGGTGCTGCGCACGTCATCGGCCGGCTTCCGACCGGAGAGACGTACGCCTCGCGGTCGGAGGTGTCGGTCAGCCAGCAGGAAACTGGCCAATTCGCGCGTCTCCAGACGAAACTACACTCCGCAGCGAACGAGAGGTATGCTATTGAGGAAGCCGTTCGAGAGGCAGACTTCCCGGATGACCAACGCCTCAACGAGGTCTACCCGAATTCGCACACCCAGAACGGCGTTCAAGTGGCAAACGTGTCGGACACCACGCGAAGCACTTTCGCGATTAAGGTCACACCTGCAAGTTCGCGGGCCCGCAGCGCGCTTACTGGTTGCGGGGGCTTTCAAACCGAGGGCAAGCTTGCCTACGACCACCGGACGAGTTTCCAGTGGAAGCGTGACAGTCTCCTCAACACCAATCGGCACTACGCCAGCTCGACAGGCCGTGGTGAGTGGGTTTTCAGCACCTAATAGTGTGGTCTTCTCGAACCCACTCAACACAGTTTCGGAGGACCGAGATAATTCGTCCCTTCTGTTCGAGGTAGCCCTGACAGGACCGCGACTGGATTCTGACGACCGAAGCAGAACAGCGTCACTCGGGGCGGCGTGGTTCGAACGACGAGAAAGGAGGCTCACACTAGTGGAAATCTCGAACGAAAGAGAAGCTCGAACGGATTCAGATTTGAGAACGAAGAGTAAACCAGAGACAGTACTGGACATAGTGGCCGCATCGAAATAGTCGAACACCCCACGTAGCGGCAGAACGTTCGGTATGTAGAGCCTGTATCAACCGGTGAATATATACCCATTTAATTCAAATTTCGGGTATGGATATTTTTTATCGATTTTGGATACTGCACGACCAGCATACGTGGTCCCACCGTTCTGTGACACCCCAGAAGACTGCACCGCTAGAGCAACTTGTCCCGCCATATGTCTCTTCAGCTTCTCAACGATTAGGTATCTCTAACCAGAGGTGTGATCTGATTGACTAGTGTGGCTAAAGAGTGGACTCGACGGATGCTAATCGTCGCCATCGTCGCATCACTGTCTATCTCACTCATCGGTCCGGTGACGGCCGCTGAGACCAGTACGAACGTCACGTTCGTCGAGTCAGACATTACGGCGAATACGACGTGGACGCCAGACGGTGGACCCTATCGAATCGTTCAAGATGTCCAAGTCGCGCCCGGTGCCACGCTGACGATACGCCCCGGCACTGAGGTCCAACTCGCCGAACGAATCACGCTGTCCGTTGACGGCTCACTCTACGCGAATGGCACGGCCGACCGTCCAGTAACGGTTTCACAGACTGACGGAGCCGCGGCCAATCGTCGGTGGGCAAGTATCCGATACAACGGAACGGACACATCTCGCCTCACAGTACGCAATACGACGTTAGAAGGAGGAACGAGCGGCATCACTGTGGATAGTTCGGACGGGGCGATTCGAGTCGTCGACTCGACACTGCGAAACTTTGCGACAGCTGGGCTCTCAGTCAGTGACACCGCAGCGACACCGTCGATTACCATCGAACGGTCGGCGTTTCGGCTGATTGACGGGCACGCGATTCGGGCGACCCCATCGATGGGAACGACCGGCGACGTGTCGCTGACGGCGTCACCGAGCGGGCGTGACCTGCGTTCAGAGCACACGCTCTCCCTCGATGCCGGCGTTGGCGTGGCATTTGACACAATCGAGTTGCGGTATCTGTCGGATGGGTCCGTCGGAAACGTCGAATCAGCGAGTCTCAAACGGATTGGCCTCGACCGCAACCGAAACGGAAGTGTCGAGCAGTCTTTCGGCTCGCTCGTCACCGATGTCTCATCGACGGATGGACGCCTGCGAATCTCGCTGTCGAGGCCGGTCAAAATCCCGAGTGACGGTCGGCTCCTCGTCGAGTACGAGGACGCGGTCAACCCATCGACACGGGGGATTTACCCTGTCGGAGTAGACCTCCGCAAAGAGTCGATCTCACAGCTATCCGACGGCGTACGGGCTTCGTTCGTCGTCGGCAACGTCACGTCACCAATCGACCGGAGCACGTCGGTGAATACGCGTGCGAATCGACTCACCGTTCGTGGGTCGTCATTTAACCAAGTGGGCGGGAATGGGATATTCGTTGCCGCCGATACCGTCCGTCGGCTTCGGCTGTTCGACAACCGAATCTCAGAGACAGACGGAAGCGGGATTGCCGTCCGCGCGGCACGAAGCGAGATGGACCTCTCGAATAACGACATCTCAGCTGATGACGCTGGTGTCCAGATAGACGCCCGTTCACAAACGTCGATGGCCGCGTACGGAAACCGTATTCACGACGCGCAGACGGGTATCCGGATTCACCAATCAGGTACACAAGTCTTCCGGGCTGGAGAAATTTCGATCCGTAAGAACACGCTTACGGATAACGTCGGCCACGGAATTGGAATCGATGCACGGACCACTAAACTCAGATTCCATCTTACAGACAACACGATTCGCGACAACGGACGCGACGGAGTCAACATCCAGACTTGGTTGACGCGACGAAGTAGTGTCGATGGGAATCAGATCACAGACAACGGCGACGATGGGTTTGCCCTCGCCGGGGCGGCCGTGTCGAACCTCACGCTTGCTCACAACGAGGTCGTCAACAACTCGGGGACGGGGATGGGAGTCCAAACACGAGCGACAGCACGCAAAGTAACGATTCACAACAACACCGTGAGAGACGGGACGGGACACGGTGTTACAGTGCGCTCAGACCTGCTTATCCATCAGGTCGACGTCCGCGAGAACCGACTAGCGAACAACGCCGGTTCGGGGCTACTCGTCGCCAGTCCGATAACACACCGAAGCAACCTCTCGGTTGTACACAACACCATCGCTGCCAACTCCTACGGCGTCATCGTCCGCGGGGCCGTCGAGACAGCCATCCGAGAGAACGATATCGTCTTCAACACGAACGCGTTCACTGAACCGGTTCCGGTCTCTGACGTCTATTTAGGGACGGGTGTTTACGTCGCTGAGGGCTCGTCCGGCGTAATTGTCAATCAGGCACAGGCGAAAATCCCGCTCGAAGAGCTCGTGGCGAACCCCGAGATGACCGAGGAACTTACCGTTGCTCAGCTCTGGGACGACACGGTAGTCGTCTTACGGACGGACGGCGAAAGTGAGACGCGGCCTGCGGAAGCGAGTTCGCTCTTGATTCGGCAGGTGAGCGGCACCACGCCAACTGGAGTCGGGATTCAAAAATCCAGAGGGAGTGTCCAAAATCACCGTATCGTCAACAACAGCGTTTATGGCCAGCATCGCGGACTGGTCGTCGATATGGCACCCTTGATTAACGTGAATACCACCGCTCGAATCATCGTGGACCCGATTCGGACCGTCCATGCAGAATCTAATTACTGGGGTACCGCGAGTGGACCATATCACTCTTCAATTCTCCCAGCAGGCGATGGGAACTCAGTCGTCACCGAGCGCGGCTGGGTCGATTTCACGCCGTTCCGGACGGCAACATCGGGACCGCGATACGAACGGCCAACCACGCGTATCGAGGCGCCAGCAACAGCAACCGCCAAGAGCCAATTACGTCTCTCCGGAGCAAACTCGACGAGCAATCACTCACCCGTCGGTCGGTACCACTTCGTCGTCAACGGTACCGCTCAACCGGCACAATCTTCGCCGGTTCTCAACGTCACGATGCCAAACCAGTCCCTCGAAGTTCGACTGAGCGTCGAAAACAGGCTCGGGATTGACAGCAATAACGCCTCTACAGCCACAATCGACACGGCGGAACCGGTAGCAATGGAACAGCCGGCTCAGTCGAAGACAACGTCGAGCAACGGGCCTCTCACCAGCGTAGATGCAATCGATAGTGGTGGTCTCTCTGCCGGCTTGGGCTCGATATGGGGTCTTCTCGGAGGCGTACTCTATTTGGGTGCGTTAGTTCTCGGCGGCCACGGAATGGTGCTGACCTTGCAAAATAGGTCGACACCGGTCAGTGGCCGTCGGATACAGGGTCTCGCGGTGGCTGGAGTCCTCGTCTGGGTCGTCGGTGGACTCGTGAGTGCCGGCCCGTTGGTTAGTATCGGCATCGTCGCCGTCGTCT belongs to Haloferax mediterranei ATCC 33500 and includes:
- a CDS encoding right-handed parallel beta-helix repeat-containing protein, giving the protein MLIVAIVASLSISLIGPVTAAETSTNVTFVESDITANTTWTPDGGPYRIVQDVQVAPGATLTIRPGTEVQLAERITLSVDGSLYANGTADRPVTVSQTDGAAANRRWASIRYNGTDTSRLTVRNTTLEGGTSGITVDSSDGAIRVVDSTLRNFATAGLSVSDTAATPSITIERSAFRLIDGHAIRATPSMGTTGDVSLTASPSGRDLRSEHTLSLDAGVGVAFDTIELRYLSDGSVGNVESASLKRIGLDRNRNGSVEQSFGSLVTDVSSTDGRLRISLSRPVKIPSDGRLLVEYEDAVNPSTRGIYPVGVDLRKESISQLSDGVRASFVVGNVTSPIDRSTSVNTRANRLTVRGSSFNQVGGNGIFVAADTVRRLRLFDNRISETDGSGIAVRAARSEMDLSNNDISADDAGVQIDARSQTSMAAYGNRIHDAQTGIRIHQSGTQVFRAGEISIRKNTLTDNVGHGIGIDARTTKLRFHLTDNTIRDNGRDGVNIQTWLTRRSSVDGNQITDNGDDGFALAGAAVSNLTLAHNEVVNNSGTGMGVQTRATARKVTIHNNTVRDGTGHGVTVRSDLLIHQVDVRENRLANNAGSGLLVASPITHRSNLSVVHNTIAANSYGVIVRGAVETAIRENDIVFNTNAFTEPVPVSDVYLGTGVYVAEGSSGVIVNQAQAKIPLEELVANPEMTEELTVAQLWDDTVVVLRTDGESETRPAEASSLLIRQVSGTTPTGVGIQKSRGSVQNHRIVNNSVYGQHRGLVVDMAPLINVNTTARIIVDPIRTVHAESNYWGTASGPYHSSILPAGDGNSVVTERGWVDFTPFRTATSGPRYERPTTRIEAPATATAKSQLRLSGANSTSNHSPVGRYHFVVNGTAQPAQSSPVLNVTMPNQSLEVRLSVENRLGIDSNNASTATIDTAEPVAMEQPAQSKTTSSNGPLTSVDAIDSGGLSAGLGSIWGLLGGVLYLGALVLGGHGMVLTLQNRSTPVSGRRIQGLAVAGVLVWVVGGLVSAGPLVSIGIVAVVSWGGLTAVAYVLATRG